A DNA window from Bombus vancouverensis nearcticus chromosome 6, iyBomVanc1_principal, whole genome shotgun sequence contains the following coding sequences:
- the LOC117158004 gene encoding uncharacterized protein LOC117158004 — translation MCDLTKKMKDSSVKNNVQNESMDQFYTKQSVDKKESALKSTNEDVQRAIEGLKDIPDEELQEFLDDEDFMEGLDVVDAWEGDEEKGREVEFKTTHVKDQEQKRSSRERYRRDHKGTYNRERPKREEKKHEEIRRDPSKSTKDIERDKIRTKRDNESKLLAEKEKAIKHLLDSDNVVPPGTETEAIQSITERQNIEQAQMHVRRSRERRRSIERQRGNSLRRRTPDRIRLNSPRRKSPLILSPEHCRSTFKMSNERHRSPLKFSPDKRRSPRFNCARRSPFGFSPERRRSPIRRLSWERRTSADRRWSAERHRRRINIHERRRSRSRDRQRSRSMERLRRKVSRSPISRRYSPRRRSRTRSRSLERRRKRSPFINELTRQLRNEAIMTSHMNSGYTHPSPMDGIPPLMNNVYQQETESRPSMPIPSYMHQTGLAPPMSSNITTGGPPFINFENSSQPMNFDSVPLHPLPQTEYVSGPVMYNQPNTGSIQSTHRPALLPAPISSPQHESATSTVEHIQTYNSSHGIPSTRQSPIQNFEFSNKSKDTISQNYRERRFTDSYNGYHTSQEERLKTPEPPVISDTKQFEKTSLSSLLEASVSAKDSTSLPVLYPGFKPEILRHCEHALRELPIEDLRLKMKGRFFYDPKKENIQSEQNVYSSNSILLQKNKNKIYWEEEEGQHLTSIKQNVQMHQKICQTDEVETNTKFVQASVTMVDSEVQVYPQDLQYAVKEEKRPIMDRLDWNVRETFDCTPKFREADDLRWSLSNSSQKRTWNRTVSPPRRIDDRKHRIDSISSLDHGSRNMKLESPIRNRDNFSSHKGSVRDHYVHERYSPNYRHSLEGRDEFHENRSDHSRGESPMMLEDSAEELELEHTFQRGTDWHGRGKLPRGRSSSLMKHVYRGKHSGGRSYRGRGNFRGKF, via the exons ATGTGTGATTTaacaaaaaaaatgaaagattcAAGTGTTAAGAACAATGTGCAAAATGAATCAATGGATCAGTTTTATACAAAACAAAGTGTTGATAAGAAAGAATCTGCATTAAAAAGTACAAATGAAGATGTTCAACGTGCAATTGAAGGTTTAAAGGATATACCAGATGAGGAACTTCAAGAATTTCTTGATGATGAAGATTTTATGGAAGGTTTAGATGTTGTTGATGCTTGGGAAGGTGATGAAGAAAAGGGTCGTGAAGTTGAATTTAAAACTACCCATGTTAAGGATCAAGAACAAAAACGTTCTTCTAG GGAAAGATATCGACGTGACCACAAAGGAACTTACAATCGTGAAAGGccgaagagagaagaaaagaaacatgAAGAAATCCGTCGCGATCCTTCTAAAAGCACAAAAGATATAGAAAGGGACAAAATACGTACAAAAAGAGATAATGAAAGCAAACTTCTAGCTGAAAAAGAGAAAGCTATTAAACATTTGTTGGACTCTGATAATGTTGTACCTCCAGGTACAGAAACTGAAGCCATTCAGAGCATTACAGAGAGACAAAATATAGAACAAGCACAGATGCATGTGCGTAGGAGCCGAGAGCGACGTAGAAGTATAGAACGTCAAAGAGGAAACTCATTACGGCGTAGAACTCCAGACAGAATTAGACTAAATTCTCCTCGACGTAAATCTCCCCTAATATTAAGTCCAGAACATTGTAGAAGTACTTTCAAGATGAGCAATGAGAGACATCGAAGTCCACTGAAGTTTAGTCCTGACAAAAGAAGAAGTCCAAGATTTAATTGTGCTCGTAGAAGCCCTTTTGGATTCAGTCCAGAACGACGAAGAAGTCCAATTAGACGACTTAGTTGGGAACGAAGAACAAGTGCAGATAGAAGATGGAGTGCTGAACGACACAGGAGACGTATAAATATACATGAACG CCGAAGAAGTCGGTCCCGTGATCGACAACGAAGTCGCAGTATGGAACGTCTTAGAAGAAAGGTCAGCCGCTCACCAATTAGTAGACGTTACAGTCCCCGTCGTAGAAGTCGAACTCGAAGTAGATCATTAGAACGTCGAAGGAAACGATCTCCCTTTATTAATGAACTTACAAGGCAACTAAGGAATGAAGCTATAATGACATCACACATGAATTCTGGATATACACATCCTTCGCCTATGGATGGCATACCACCTCTAATGAATAATGTATATCAGCAAGAAACAGAATCTAGACCATCAATGCCAATACCATCTTACATGCATCAAACTGGATTAGCACCACCAATGTCATCAAATATAACAACTGGTGGTCCACCTTtcataaattttgaaaattcatcTCAGCCAATGAATTTTGATTCTGTTCCATTACATCCATTACCTCAAACTGAATATGTTTCTGGTCCAGTAATGTATAATCAACCAAATACTGGTTCTATTCAGTCAACACATCGACCAGCACTTCTTCCAGCACCAATTTCATCACCACAACATGAATCTGCTACATCTACAGTGGAACATATACAAACATATAATTCATCTCATGGCATTCCTTCCACTCGTCAATCTCCAAttcaaaattttgaattttctaataaatctaAGGATACAATCTCACAAAACTACAGGGAACGTAGATTTACGGATTCTTATAATGGGTATCATACCTCACAAGAAGAACGATTGAAGACTCCTGAACCACCAGTCATCTCAGATACAAAA CAATTTGAAAAAACAAGTTTATCCAGTCTGTTAGAAGCATCTGTTTCTGCTAAAG atTCAACTAGTCTGCCAGTCTTGTATCCAG GATTCAAACCAGAAATATTACGTCACTGTGAACACGCTTTACGCGAACTTCCTATTGAAGATCTTCGTTTAAAAATGAAAGGACGATTTTTCTATGATCCAAAGAAGGAGAATATACAAAGTGAACAAAATGTATATTCGTCAAATTCGATTCTTTTACAAAAGAACAAAAACAAAATCTATTGGGAAGAAGAGGAAGGACAACATCTAACTTCGATAAAGCAAAATGTACAAATGCACCAAAAAATTTGTCAAACTGATGAAGTGGAAACAAATACAAAATTTGTTCAAGCGAGCGTTACTATGGTAGATTCTGAAGTACAAGTATATCCTCAAGATTTACAATATGCTgttaaagaagaaaaacgacCTATTATGGATCGTTTAGATTGGAATGTGCGTGAAACATTTGATTGCACACCTAAATTTCGAGAGGCTGACGACTTGAGATGGAGTTTAAGTAATTCTTCTCAAAAAAGAACTTGGAATAGAACGGTATCACCTCCTAGAAGAATTGATGATCGTAAACATCGTATAGATTCTATATCTTCCTTAGATCATGGTTCAAGAAATATGAAATTAGAATCTCCAATAAGAAACAGAGATAATTTCTCCAGTCATAAAGGATCTGTACGAGATCATTATGTCCATGAAAGATACTCACCTAATTACAGGCATTCTTTAGAAGGACGTGATGAATTTCATGAAAACAGAAGTGATCATAGTCGAGGTGAAAGTCCAATGATGCTAGAAGATTCTGCAGAAGAATTGGAATTGGAACATACATTCCAAAGGGGAACAGATTGGCATGGAAGAGGGAAGTTACCAAGAGGTAGATCAAGTTCACTAATGAAACATGTGTACAGAGGAAAGCATTCAGGTGGAAGATCTTATCGCGGGCGTGGAAATTTTCGTggaaaattctaa
- the LOC117158020 gene encoding uncharacterized protein LOC117158020 isoform X1, with the protein MSFSVKKTGGRMWHEARKQEKKIRGMLVDYRRRAERRRDYYEKIKSDPTQFLQLHGRPCKIHLDPAIATAGDSPANMMPWQGNEDNLIDRFDVRAHLDWIPEAPDSIDVDIALTSEDRHINYERYRIIVQNEFLGVTEEKFLHQIHLEEQFGSSTKLDSARDKKKSCNNVAIGYNYETEEPITETVKSLDTVISDEKADDEDSDIDLDICVDVSQIEPSQAHEMNLVAQKYGLLGADYFSFLTQDFEEAETLRQARKQEEEKAMYSGRRSRRERRAFREKKMIGRVMSPPSYAARESPEYNPYRKSSSKSRSRSVSPINTGQITYITSFGGEEETHGSSSHVTSSNSKKVNYSHLRRRRSDSPALNERTINRKLSKSRSRSCSRSVNKSKSYRNRDRKRSASRTRSRRTRSRHRKITRSRTRSRSRRSRTRSESRSRYRSFTRSRSRTISRSRSRSRSRPKRSRSSSSSSISRSKSRSRSRSKSHNRSHSRDSYRRRHYSPSKSVSKSRSRTKSQSRSRSRSRSQSRCKRSRSVENKVPALPRYYGRRGKSSSLELELSDNEEKVSPAASKLTVTNITNMNKPKAGLSTNSGGGHKSLKITPQERLKKKMQALLNRQYKADKKAEQLRIEKMEQQRQDREDEIREMSLKLRRKQRERRHRYEGHSSDSHSSVSRTPSPGRSPRIVRRERKDRDVRDFEHDRERERDRERDRRDDREKFRSESRRRYRDSPLRSLSPRNSRGLVDY; encoded by the exons ATGAGTTTTTCCGTAAAAAAGACAGGTGGTAGAATGTGGCATGAAGCACGAAAACAGGAAAAGAAAATTCGTGGGATGCTGGTAGATTATCGTCGTAGAGCTGAACGTCGACGAGACTattatgaaaaaatt AAATCAGATCCTACTCAATTTTTGCAACTTCATGGAAGACCTTGCAAAATACATTTGGATCCAGCAATTGCTACTGCTGGCGACAGTCCTGCAAATAT GATGCCCTGGCAAGGAAACGAAGACAATCTTATTGACCGATTTGATGTACGTGCTCATCTTGATTGGATACCAGAAGCACCAGATTCTATTGATGTAGATATTGCTCTCACTAGTGAAGACAGACATATCAATTATGAACGCTATCGTATTATTGTTCAAAACGAATTTTTAGGAG TAACGGAAGAAAAATTTTTACACCAAATACATTTGGAAGAACAATTTGGTTCATCAACAAAGTTAGATTCTGCTAGGGATAAGAAGAAATCGTGTAATAATGTTGCGATTggatataattatgaaacagAAGAACCAATAACTGAAACAGTAAAATCATTGGATACTGTTATATCTGATGAAAAAGCAGACGATGAAGACAGTGATATAGATCTAG ATATTTGTGTAGATGTATCTCAAATAGAGCCATCACAAGCGCATGAAATGAACTTAGTAGCTCAAAAATATGGGCTTTTAGGCGCTGATTATTTTAGTTTTTTAACACAAGATTTTGAAGAAGCTGAAACATTGAGACAAGCACGtaaacaagaagaagaaaaagctaTGTACtcg GGTAGAAGATCACGTAGAGAAAGACGTGCATTTAGAGAAAAAAAGATGATTGGTCGAGTTATGAGTCCACCTAG TTATGCAGCAAGGGAAAGTCCTGAATACAATCCCTATAGAAAATCTTCATCCAAATCTCGCTCGAGATCTGTTTCACCTATAAACACTGGACAAATAACTTATATTACAAGTTTTGGTGGTGAAGAAGAGACTCATGGAAGTTCGTCTCATGTCACTTCTTCCAACTCGAAAAAAGTCAATTACTCTCATCTTAGACGTAGAAGATCAGACAGCCCAGCACTTAATGAACGTACAATTAATAGAAAACTTTCAAAATCAAGATCTAGGAGTTGCTCTCGATCTGTTAATAAATCTAAATCATACAGAAACCGTGATAGGAAACGAAGTGCGTCGAGGACCAG aTCAAGAAGAACACGTTCGAGACATAGAAAAATCACAAGATCGCGAACAAGAAGTCGTTCAAGGCGATCACGAACTCGAAGTGAATCTAGATCTCGATATAGAAGTTTTACTAGATCTCGTTCGCGCACCATTTCAAGGTCTAGATCTAGATCCCGCTCTCGTCCAAAAAGATCTAGAAGTTCATCTTCGAGCAGTATATCTAGATCAAAGTCAAGATCGAGATCAAGATCTAAGTCACATAACAGAAGTCACTCAAGAGATAGTTATCGTCGAAGACATTATTCTCCATCGAAATCAGTATCTAAATCTCGATCCAGAACTAAATCTCAATCTAGATCTAGATCAAGATCAAGAAGTCAATCCAGATGCAAACGATCTCGTAGTGTCGAAAATAAAGTGCCAGCACTGCCAAG ATATTACGGCCGACGTGGGAAATCATCAAGTTTGGAATTAGAATTATCAGATAACGAAGAAAAAGTCTCTCCGGCAGCATCGAAACTAACGGTTACTAATATCACGAacat GAACAAGCCAAAAGCAGGGTTAAGTACAAATTCTGGTGGCGGACACAAA TCACTGAAGATCACACCCCAGGAACGGCTTAAGAAGAAGATGCAAGCTTTATTAAATAGACAGT ataaAGCTGATAAAAAAGCCGAGCAACTTAGAATTGAAAAAATGGAACAGCAAAGGCAAGATCGAGAAGATGAAATTCGGGAAATGTCTTTGAAGTTACGTAGAAA ACAAAGAGAACGAAGACATCGTTATGAAGGTCATAGTTCTGATTCACATTCCTCTGTATCGCGTACGCCAAGCCCTGGTCGTAGTCCACGAATTGTCCGTCGAGAAAGGAAAGATAGGGATGTGAGGGATTTCGAACACGATCGTGAACGGGAAAGAGATAGAGAACGAGACAGGCGGGATGATCGAGAAAAGTTTAGAAGTGAATCTCGTAGGAGATACAGAGATTCTCCACTTCGTTCTTTAAGTCCAAGAAATAGCCG GGGCCTAGTCGATTATTGA
- the LOC117158020 gene encoding CLK4-associating serine/arginine rich protein isoform X2: MSFSVKKTGGRMWHEARKQEKKIRGMLVDYRRRAERRRDYYEKIKSDPTQFLQLHGRPCKIHLDPAIATAGDSPANMMPWQGNEDNLIDRFDVRAHLDWIPEAPDSIDVDIALTSEDRHINYERYRIIVQNEFLGVTEEKFLHQIHLEEQFGSSTKLDSARDKKKSCNNVAIGYNYETEEPITETVKSLDTVISDEKADDEDSDIDLDICVDVSQIEPSQAHEMNLVAQKYGLLGADYFSFLTQDFEEAETLRQARKQEEEKAMYSGRRSRRERRAFREKKMIGRVMSPPSYAARESPEYNPYRKSSSKSRSRSVSPINTGQITYITSFGGEEETHGSSSHVTSSNSKKVNYSHLRRRRSDSPALNERTINRKLSKSRSRSCSRSVNKSKSYRNRDRKRSASRTRSRRTRSRHRKITRSRTRSRSRRSRTRSESRSRYRSFTRSRSRTISRSRSRSRSRPKRSRSSSSSSISRSKSRSRSRSKSHNRSHSRDSYRRRHYSPSKSVSKSRSRTKSQSRSRSRSRSQSRCKRSRSVENKVPALPRYYGRRGKSSSLELELSDNEEKVSPAASKLTVTNITNMNKPKAGLSTNSGGGHKVITEDHTPGTA; encoded by the exons ATGAGTTTTTCCGTAAAAAAGACAGGTGGTAGAATGTGGCATGAAGCACGAAAACAGGAAAAGAAAATTCGTGGGATGCTGGTAGATTATCGTCGTAGAGCTGAACGTCGACGAGACTattatgaaaaaatt AAATCAGATCCTACTCAATTTTTGCAACTTCATGGAAGACCTTGCAAAATACATTTGGATCCAGCAATTGCTACTGCTGGCGACAGTCCTGCAAATAT GATGCCCTGGCAAGGAAACGAAGACAATCTTATTGACCGATTTGATGTACGTGCTCATCTTGATTGGATACCAGAAGCACCAGATTCTATTGATGTAGATATTGCTCTCACTAGTGAAGACAGACATATCAATTATGAACGCTATCGTATTATTGTTCAAAACGAATTTTTAGGAG TAACGGAAGAAAAATTTTTACACCAAATACATTTGGAAGAACAATTTGGTTCATCAACAAAGTTAGATTCTGCTAGGGATAAGAAGAAATCGTGTAATAATGTTGCGATTggatataattatgaaacagAAGAACCAATAACTGAAACAGTAAAATCATTGGATACTGTTATATCTGATGAAAAAGCAGACGATGAAGACAGTGATATAGATCTAG ATATTTGTGTAGATGTATCTCAAATAGAGCCATCACAAGCGCATGAAATGAACTTAGTAGCTCAAAAATATGGGCTTTTAGGCGCTGATTATTTTAGTTTTTTAACACAAGATTTTGAAGAAGCTGAAACATTGAGACAAGCACGtaaacaagaagaagaaaaagctaTGTACtcg GGTAGAAGATCACGTAGAGAAAGACGTGCATTTAGAGAAAAAAAGATGATTGGTCGAGTTATGAGTCCACCTAG TTATGCAGCAAGGGAAAGTCCTGAATACAATCCCTATAGAAAATCTTCATCCAAATCTCGCTCGAGATCTGTTTCACCTATAAACACTGGACAAATAACTTATATTACAAGTTTTGGTGGTGAAGAAGAGACTCATGGAAGTTCGTCTCATGTCACTTCTTCCAACTCGAAAAAAGTCAATTACTCTCATCTTAGACGTAGAAGATCAGACAGCCCAGCACTTAATGAACGTACAATTAATAGAAAACTTTCAAAATCAAGATCTAGGAGTTGCTCTCGATCTGTTAATAAATCTAAATCATACAGAAACCGTGATAGGAAACGAAGTGCGTCGAGGACCAG aTCAAGAAGAACACGTTCGAGACATAGAAAAATCACAAGATCGCGAACAAGAAGTCGTTCAAGGCGATCACGAACTCGAAGTGAATCTAGATCTCGATATAGAAGTTTTACTAGATCTCGTTCGCGCACCATTTCAAGGTCTAGATCTAGATCCCGCTCTCGTCCAAAAAGATCTAGAAGTTCATCTTCGAGCAGTATATCTAGATCAAAGTCAAGATCGAGATCAAGATCTAAGTCACATAACAGAAGTCACTCAAGAGATAGTTATCGTCGAAGACATTATTCTCCATCGAAATCAGTATCTAAATCTCGATCCAGAACTAAATCTCAATCTAGATCTAGATCAAGATCAAGAAGTCAATCCAGATGCAAACGATCTCGTAGTGTCGAAAATAAAGTGCCAGCACTGCCAAG ATATTACGGCCGACGTGGGAAATCATCAAGTTTGGAATTAGAATTATCAGATAACGAAGAAAAAGTCTCTCCGGCAGCATCGAAACTAACGGTTACTAATATCACGAacat GAACAAGCCAAAAGCAGGGTTAAGTACAAATTCTGGTGGCGGACACAAAGTCA TCACTGAAGATCACACCCCAGGAACGGCTTAA